A genomic segment from Glycine soja cultivar W05 chromosome 20, ASM419377v2, whole genome shotgun sequence encodes:
- the LOC114401185 gene encoding uncharacterized protein LOC114401185 gives MVAAIGQYGPHLPIPSYHDIRVPLLKKEVEYTENLMKGYREQWVKYVCTIMSDAWTDRKQRCIINFLINSQAGTMFLKSVDGSDFVKTGENLFELLDAIVEEVGEANVVQVVTNNGSNYVLAGKLLEEKRKHIYWTPCAAHCIDLMLEDIGKLSLIRKTIRRAINLVGFIYAHSSTLSLLRNFTNKRELVRRAITRFVTSYLILERLHKEKTNIRKMFTSDEWTLNKLSKEPKGKEAAKVVLMPSFWNSVVYTLKVMTPLVKVLCLVDGEKKPAMGYIYETMDKAKETIIKSFNNNESKYKDVFAIIDKRWNCQLHRPLHAAVHFLNLEFFYDNTDLEFDFEVTNGLFKCIKKLIPQFDVQQKILTELHLYKIDAEHFGSNFLMAQRKTHSPSKKLLPYDKYKYHTIFLCISVIIHNSKLCSWLVIGIAAYWWRMFGSQTPNLQKLAIKILSLTCSASGCEKNWSVFEQIHSKKRNRLEHKRLHDLVFVKYN, from the exons ATGGTTGCAGCCATTGGTCAATATGGGCCACATTTGCCCATTCCTAGCTATCATGACATTAGAGTTCCACTCCTGAAGAAGGAAGTTGAATATACTGAAAATTTGATGAAAGGCTATAGGGAGCAATGGGTCAAGTATGTTTGTACTATTATGTCCGATGCATGGACTGATCGGAAACAAAGatgcatcattaattttttgattaacTCTCAAGCTGGTACCATGTTTTTGAAGTCTGTTGATGGCTCTGATTTTGTAAAGACAGGTGAAAATCTTTTTGAGTTGCTTGATGCCATTGTGGAGGAAGTTGGAGAAGCGAATGTTGTTCAAGTTGTAACCAATAATGGGAGCAACTATGTTTTAGCGGGGAAGTTGTTGGAGGAGAAAAGGAAACATATTTATTGGACTCCTTGTGCAGCTCATTGTATTGATTTGATGCTTGAAGATATTGGGAAGCTTTCCTTGATAAGGAAGACAATTAGAAGGGCAATTAATCTAGTTGGGTTTATCTATGCCCATTCTAGTACCTTAAGTTTGTTGAGAAATTTTACAAACAAGAGGGAATTGGTGAGACGTGCTATTACTAGATTTGTCACTTCTTATCTAATCTTGGAAAGGCTCCacaaagagaaaacaaatattAGAAAGATGTTTACTTCTGATgaatggaccttgaacaagctatCTAAGGAGCCTAAGGGAAAAGAAGCTGCAAAGGTAGTTCTTATGCCTTCTTTTTGGAATAGTGTGGTTTACACTCTTAAAGTCATGACTCCACTTGTGAAAGTGCTTTGTCTTGTGGATGGTGAAAAGAAACCAGCTATGGGCTATATTTATGAAACAATGGACAAggcaaaagaaacaattatcaAGTCTTTCAACAACAATGAAAGCAAGTACAAAGATGTGTTTGCAATCATTGATAAAAGATGGAATTGTCAGCTTCATAGGCCATTGCATGCAGCTGTCCACTTCTTAAATCTAGAGTTCTTTTATGACAACACTGacttggagtttgattttgaggtCACCAATGGTTTGTTTAAGTGCATTAAGAAGTTGATTCCACAATTTGATGTGCAACAAAAAATTCTAACCGAGTTGCATCTTTACAAGATTGATGCTGAACACTTTGGTTCTAACTTTTTAATGgctcaaaggaaaacccattctcCTAGTAAGAAACTTTTACCATATGACAAATATAAATaccatactatttttttatgtattagtgTTATAATTCATAATTCTAAGTTATGCTCTTGGTTGGTAATTGGTATTGCAGCATATTGGTGGCGAATGTTTGGGTCACAAACTCCAAATTTGCAGAAACtagctattaaaattttgagtttgaCTTGCAGTGCTTCAGGatgtgaaaaaaattggagtGTGTTTGAGCAA ATtcattccaaaaaaagaaataggctTGAGCACAAGAGGTTGCATGATTTGGTGTTTGTCAAATACAACTAA